A window of Desulfuromonas soudanensis genomic DNA:
GACGATGCAAAAGGTCTTCGAGGTCGCCTCCTCCGTCGCCGCCAGCACCGCCAACGTCCTGATCACCGGCGAGTCGGGGACGGGGAAGGAGCTCATCGCCCGCTCGATTCATTTCAACTCCCCGCGCAAGGACAAACCGTTCATCGTTCTCAACTGCGCCGCCCTCTCCGAAGGGGTGATGGAGAGCGAGCTCTTCGGCCACGAACGGGGAGCCTTCACCGGCGCCATGGCGACCAAGAAGGGGCGCTTCGAGCTGGCCCACGAAGGGACCCTCTTCATCGACGAAGTCGGCGAGATGAGTCTCAACGCCCAGGTCAAGCTGCTGCGGGTAATCCAGGAGCACGAGTTCGAGCGCGTCGGCGGGACCAAGACGATCCGCAGCGACGTGCGCATCGTCGCCGCCACCAACAAGGCCCTCGAGGCCGAGGTGAAGAAGGGGACTTTCCGCGAAGACCTCTACTACCGCCTCAACGTCGTCAACATCCCCCTGCCGCCCCTGCGGGAACGGCGGGAGGACATCGAGCCTCTGGCCCGGCATTTTCTCCATCAATACGTGCTGGAGACAGGCAAACGCATCGAAGACATCTCCCCCCGGGCCCTCTCCTGCCTTTTGGCCTACGAATGGCCGGGAAACGTGCGGGAGCTGCAGAACGCCATGGAGCGGGCGGTGGTCCTCGCCAAGGGGGAGACCCTCACCCCGCGGGATTTCCCCCAGGGGGTGCAGGGGCCGGGGCAGATCTGTCTCGACCTGCCGGAGCGCGGCGGGAGTCTCACGGAGATTCTCGAGGATCTGGAGATGCAGCTCATTCTCCAGACCCTGGCCCGCGAGAACGGCTCCCAGACCCGGGCCGCCTCCGCCCTCGGCATCAAGCGCACCACGCTGCGCTACAAGATGGAGAAGTACCGCCTCGTCGGCGGCGACGATTGACGAAAATCCGTCTAACTCCCCCGGGATGGAACCCTTGTCCCGCCCATCTCCCCCGGCCGGCCGCCTGCAGCGGCCTTTTGCCGTTGTGGTACGGGACTTGCTCCGGGATTTAATAATCAAAGCAGGACCTTTGCCTCACGCGACGCCGCAACGACGCAACGCTTCAAGGTCAAAGTCCGGATCCAAAGATTTTCGTCGCGTCGTCGCGTCGTCGCGTGAAACAGAATTTGGTTGGCCCCTTAT
This region includes:
- a CDS encoding sigma-54-dependent transcriptional regulator, giving the protein MAGERILIVDDEEGMRRLLVRVLAREGFETCAVASGREAMQQVAVDSFDLVITDIHMPGMGGLELLDELKAFDPALPIVVITAYGTVESAVQALRAGAYDYITKPFETDEIRLTVAKALERQRLLAENRYLHEELEGRYAFTGIVGRSPTMQKVFEVASSVAASTANVLITGESGTGKELIARSIHFNSPRKDKPFIVLNCAALSEGVMESELFGHERGAFTGAMATKKGRFELAHEGTLFIDEVGEMSLNAQVKLLRVIQEHEFERVGGTKTIRSDVRIVAATNKALEAEVKKGTFREDLYYRLNVVNIPLPPLRERREDIEPLARHFLHQYVLETGKRIEDISPRALSCLLAYEWPGNVRELQNAMERAVVLAKGETLTPRDFPQGVQGPGQICLDLPERGGSLTEILEDLEMQLILQTLARENGSQTRAASALGIKRTTLRYKMEKYRLVGGDD